A single Nicotiana tabacum cultivar K326 chromosome 5, ASM71507v2, whole genome shotgun sequence DNA region contains:
- the LOC107808396 gene encoding uncharacterized protein LOC107808396, whose product MEEELTDMLLEAAGRTNTGGRNRPPPSSRRHQKSSYSDDGSDSRDADSNDDRGYSGRKLSGSQVALKKGLDPPERDDDRSSHREGVDDGDAYGERRRKSERVDEDERVVRRERRRRDEREDDTGRDDRRQRKLKDDDERDDKKESRKSESQVVDDDDERDDRRKRRRRHEGEDGDVKDDRKERSRMNVDERDDRKERSRRNVDERDDRMERSRRNVDERDDRKERRRQKDDDEKVPNRREDEHRPKGRVDRYNDGREGDRKDRRRDVEREKRVDDKHEKDKNRKANAQEDGALKAGEEDSKVQKQDVNLNMDTSKLGRSGGVYIPPFKLARMMKEVQDKSSVEYQRMTWDALRKSINGLVNKVNAANLKNIIPELFAENLIRGRGLFCRSCMKSQMASPGFTDVFAALVAVVNTKFPEVGDLLLRRIILQLQRAYKRNDKPQLLAAVKFIAHLVNQQIVHELIALELLTVLLEKPTDDSVEVAVGFVTECGSMLQDLCPRGLHGIFERFRGILHEGEIDKRVQFLIESLFALRKAKFQGYPAVRPELDLVEQEDQLTHEVSLSDTIDPEITLDIFKPDPNFLENERKYEELKKAILGEESEEEGESDAESEDEDEDDESDEEDEEQMKIKDETETNLINLRRTIYLTIMSSVDFEEAGHKLLKIKLEPGQEMELCIMLLECCSQERTYLRYYGLLGQRFCMINRIHQENFEKCFVQQYSMIHRLETNKLRNVAKFFAHLLGTDALPWHVLAYIRLTEEDTTSSSRIFIKILFQELSEHLGIRLLNERLNDPNMQDSFDSIFPKDNPKNTRFAINFFTSIGLGGITENLREYLKNMPRLIMQQQKPVSESDESGSSSDSESSGSESESSSSSSEESDSESDDKRKKRKRRR is encoded by the exons atggaagaagagttaACTGATATGCTTTTGGAGGCTGCTGGTAGAACAAATACGGGCGGAAGGAATCGCCCTCCTCCATCATCTAGGAGGCACCAAAAGAGTTCATATTCTGACGATGGAAGTGATTCCAGGGACGCTGACTCCAATGATGATCGTGGGTATTCAGGTAGAAAGCTTTCCGGTTCACAAGTTGCTCTCAAGAAGGGATTGGACCCTCCGGAAAGAGACGACGATCGTAGCAGTCACAGAGAAGGTGTCGATGATGGAGATGCTTATGGTGAGAGGAGGAGAAAAAGTGAACGAGTAGATGAGGATGAAAGGGTTGTTAGGAgggagagaagaagaagagatgaacGCGAAGATGACACTGGAAGAGATGATAGGAGACAAAGGAAGTTGAAAGATGATGATGAAAGGGATGATAAGAAGGAGAGCAGAAAAAGTGAAAGCcaagttgttgatgatgatgatgaaagggATGATAGGAGGAAGAGGAGGAGAAGACATGAAGGTGAAGATGGTGATGTAAAGGATGATAGGAAGGAGAGGAGTCGAATGAATGTAGATGAAAGGGATGATAGGAAGGAGAGGAGTCGAAGGAATGTAGATGAAAGGGATGATAGGATGGAGAGGAGTCGAAGGAATGTAGATGAAAGGGATGATAGGAAGGAGAGGAGGAGACAGAAAGATGATGATGAGAAGGTGCCTAATAGAAGGGAGGATGAGCACAGACCCAAGGGTAGGGTTGATCGTTATAATGATGGTAGAGAAGGGGATAGGAAAGATAGGAGGAGGGATGTAGAAAGAGAAAAGAGGGTCGATGATAAgcatgaaaaagataaaaataggAAAGCTAATGCACAAGAGGATGGGGCTTTGAAAGCCGGTGAGGAGGATTCCAAGGTGCAAAAGCAAGATGTTAATTTGAATATGGACACATCAAAGTTGGGCAGGAGCGGCGGTGTTTACATTCCGCCATTCAAATTGGCTAGAATGATGAAGGAGGTTCAGGACAAGAGCAGTGTCGAGTACCAGAGGATGACTTGGGATGCTCTAAGGAAGAGCATTAACGGGCTAGTGAATAAAGTTAATGCAGCAAACCTCAAAAACATTATCCCGGAGTTATTTGCCGAAAACTTGATTCGAGGGAGGGGTCTCTTTTGTAGATCCTGTATGAAGTCCCAAATGGCTTCTCCAGGTTTTACTGATGTCTTTGCGGCGTTGGTTGCCGTGGTTAACACCAAGTTCCCAGAAGTGGGTGATCTTTTGTTAAGAAGGATCATACTGCAGCTGCAAAGGGCTTATAAACGTAATGATAAG CCTCAGTTGTTAGCAGCTGTCAAATTTATTGCTCATCTTGTAAACCAGCAAATCGTTCATGAGCTTATTGCTCTTGAACTGCTTACAGTTTTATTGGAGAAACCTACTGATGATAGTGTTGAGGTTGCAGTTGGTTTTGTTACAGAATGTGGTTCAATGCTTCAGGACCTCTGTCCACGAGGATTGCATG GAATCTTTGAGCGGTTCCGTGGTATTCTTCATGAAGGTGAAATAGATAAACGAGTTCAGTTCTTAATTGAAAGCCTCTTTGCATTGCGAAAAGCAAAGTTTCAG GGTTACCCAGCTGTGCGTCCAGAACTTGACCTTGTTGAGCAGgaagatcaattaacacatgaaGTCTCTCTCTCAGATACAATAGATCCAGAAATTACTTTAG ATATTTTCAAGCCGGATCCTAATTTCTTAGAAAACGAAAGGAagtatgaagaattaaagaaggcaATACTTGGTGAAGAATCTGAGGAAGAAGGAGAGTCTGATGCAGAATCagaggatgaagatgaagatgatgagTCTGACGAAGAGGATGAGGAGCAAATGAAAATAAAGGACGAGACAGAGACAAACTTAATCAACCTCAGGAGAACGATCTACCTGACGATTATGTCTAGTGTTGACTTCGAAGAAGCAGGGCATAAGCTGTTGAAAATCAAACTAGAGCCTGGTCAGGAG ATGGAGTTGTGCATCATGTTATTGGAGTGCTGCAGTCAGGAGAGGACTTATCTTCGTTACTATGGTCTACTGGGGCAGCGTTTTTGTATGATCAACAGAATTCATCAGGAGAACTTTGAAAAATGTTTTGTGCAGCAGTACTCCATGATCCACCGGCTTGAAACTAATAAACTGCGTAACGTGGCCAAGTTTTTTGCTCATTTGCTTGGCACTGATGCTCTGCCTTGGCATGTTTTGGCTTATATACGGCTGACAGAGGAGGACACAACATCTTCTTCTCGTATATTTATCAAGATCCTATTCCAG GAGTTGTCAGAGCACCTAGGCATCCGCTTGTTGAACGAGCGTCTTAACGACCCCAACATGCAGGACTCCTTCGACTCTATTTTCCCGAAGGATAATCCCAAGAATACAAGGTTTGCTATCAACTTTTTCACTTCCATTGGTCTGGGTGGAATTACGGAAAATCTGCGAGAGTATCTCAAGAACATGCCAAGGCTTATCATGCAACAACAGAAGCCTGTTTCTGAATCGGATGAGTCTGGGAGTTCATCTGATTCTGAATCTTCAGGATCCGAGTCAGAATCATCATCATCCAGTTCTGAGGAAAGTGATAGTGAAAGTGATGATAAACGGAAGAAGCGGAAGAGGAGACGGTAG
- the LOC107808397 gene encoding syntaxin-22-like, whose product MSFQDLESGRSLGSRRFQTNGKQDPTQAVASGIFQINTAVSTFQRLVNTLGTPKDTPELREKLHKTRVHIGQLVKDTSAKLKQASETDHHADVSASKKITDAKLAKDFQAVLKEFQKAQRLAAERETAYTPFIPQAVLPSSYTASEVDVAADKSPEQRALLVESRRQEVLHLDNEIAFNEAIIEERDQGIQEIQQQIGEVNEIFKDLAVLVHEQGTMIDDIGSNIENSHAATAQGRSQLAKAAKTQRSNSSLTCLLLVIFGIILLIVIIVLAA is encoded by the exons atgagttttCAAGATTTGGAATCGGGTCGGTCTTTGGGTTCCAGAAGATTCCagacaaatgggaagcaagacccGACCCAAGCAGTGGCTTCTGGAATATTCCAGATTAATACTGCTGTGTCTACGTTTCAGAGGCTAGTGAATACACTTGGTACCCCTAAAGATACCCCTGAGCTAAGGGAGAAGTT GCACAAGACAAGGGTACATATTGGGCAGTTAGTCAAAGATACATCTGCTAAACTTAAGCAAGCAAGTGAAACAGATCATCATGCTGATGTCAGT GCTAGCAAGAAAATAACAGATGCAAAACTCGCTAAAGATTTTCAAGCTGTCTTGAAAGAGTTTCAAAAGGCTCAAAGACTTGCAGCAGAGAGGGAGACGGCATATACACCTTTCATTCCTCAAGCAGTTCTTCCTTCTAG TTACACAGCCAGTGAGGTAGATGTTGCTGCCGATAAGAGTCCAGAACAGCGAGCTCTCCTTGTGGAATCGAGAAG GCAGGAGGTTTTGCATTTGGACAATGAGATTGCCTTCAATGAAGCTATTATTGAGGAAAGAGATCAGGGAATACAAGAAATACAACAACAAATTGGTGAAGTGAATGAGATTTTCAAGGATCTTGCCGTGCTTGTTCACGAGCAAGGAACTATGATTG ATGACATTGGCTCCAACATTGAGAATTCTCATGCTGCTACTGCACAGGGGAGATCTCAACTTGCTAAAGCTGCAAAGACTCAAAGATCAAATTCATCTCTG ACCTGCTTGCTCCTGGTGATATTTGGAATCATTCTCCTAATTGTGATCATAGTACTTGCAGCATGA